The following DNA comes from Musa acuminata AAA Group cultivar baxijiao chromosome BXJ1-4, Cavendish_Baxijiao_AAA, whole genome shotgun sequence.
TTGATTAGTCACACATCAAAAAGGTAACATTAAGATGAatgtgtattattattaattaaatatgttTATACTCAATAAACTTAATGAATTATAATACATGATTTAGTGAAAGTATATTAAGTCATGCTGAGTCATCAACAGCATCGTTTTGTAGATTCTTTGGGACCCAAAACATCATCCTCTTATCGCTAAAAGCACGCGAAATGAATGCGACGTACCTCAGACTTGTTATTTCGTAATCAAAGGATAAAGTCCTTAATTGCTTGTCTTTTCTATTTCTTTTAAGCTTCAACCGGTCAACCTAAATTGACCGGCAACAATCGTGTGTGTGGCGGACAACAATCGAAGCCCACGAGGAAGAATTCCGGCCCATATCGCCGCCCTTTTCGATTACTCGAGTTGATAGATGCTACGATTCCCAATTCAAATTTCAATTCGATTACTCAAATCTTTCATTAAACACATATAAATAAGCAAAACAATCCCCCATAAACACAGAAAaaggaagaatgaaattatatctcaacctTTTCCATCTCCACCGCATGCTGTTTCGGTGGCTTCTTGTCACCTCGTTTCGTGAAgacctcctccatctcctcctccaacGCCCTCCCTTTCGTCTCGGGGAGGCAGCAGAAGTAGAACACCCATGCTACGACCCCAATGCCTGCGAACAAGAAGAAGGCGCCGCCGATGGTGATGGCCTTGTAGAGCGAGATGAAGGACATGGACATGGCGGAGTTCATCAGCCTGTTGATGGCCACCCCCAGGCTGGCACCTTGTGCTCTTAGCCTCAGGGGAAAGATCTCGGAGCAGTAAACCCATGTCACCGGACCGATCCCACTGGAGAAGGAGGACACGAAGGACAACACGAACACCACGGCCAGAATCTGCGCCCAGATCAGCCTGTGAGGTGAGTGCTCCACCACGGTGAGGACGACGCCCAGCCCTACGAGAGACAGTATCATCCCGGTCAGGCTGGAGAGCAGCACCTTCCTCCTCCCCGCCTTGTCCACCAGAAGAATGGCCACCAAGATGAACACGGTCTTGAAGACACCGATGCCGATGGTGGCGAGGAACTGCTGGTTCTTGGTCATCAGCCCGGCCTTCTTAAAGATCCTGGGGCTGTACAGGAGGACGGCTTCGATGCCGGTGGCGTGCTGGAAGATGTGGATGCCGACCGTGGCCGTCAGAATCCGTCTCACCGGCGGCGTCGGGCACAGTAGGAGGTCCTTCCACACGCCCTCCCCGTGGTGCTTGCTCGTCACGTGGACCACGTCGTCGGTGCAGCCCTTGTCGATTCCCACGGCGGCCTTGATATCCCCCAGCCGGCGCTCCGCCTCCTCCTTGGAGTTCGACACGCGGAGCAGCACGCCCCTGGCGTCCTTGATGCGGCCTTGCATGACCAGCCACCTCGGCGACTCCGGCATCAGGATGACGCTGAGGGCCAGCGCGACGGAAGGGACCATGGCGACGCCGAGCATGACGCGCCAGCCGTAGATCAGCGGGAGCTTCCGGAAGAGGTAGTTGGCGAGGTAACCGAACAGGATGCCGATGCTGATGCAGATCTCCGGCAGGGAGCTGAGGCAGCCGCGGGAGGACGTGGTGGAGATCTCGGCAGAGTACACGGGAGCTATCATGAGGGCGTAGCCGACGCCGACTCCCGCGATGCACCTGCCGGCTATCAGCATGGCGAAGTTAAGACCCAAGCCCATGAGGAGCGACCCCAGGAAGAAGACGGCGGCGCCGACGACGATGGTGTAGCGCCGTCCGATGAAGTCGGATATCCGGCCGGCGGTCAGGGACCCAACCAAGGCGCAGGCGTTGAGGACCCCGGCGAGGACTTGGATCTGGGTGTCTGTCGCCTTGAGGTCCTCTTGGATGAAGATCATGGCGCCGCTCATGACCCCAGTATCTGCCATCGTCGGCATCCAAATGAGGAAGCAATGAAACAGAAGACTCACACGAATGATCAAGGATAGATGAGCTCACCATAGCCCATCAAGACGGAGATGAAGGAAGCGATGAAAGAACAAGCGAAGGCATACTTGTTCTTCCCCTCCTTGGCCTTGTGCTGCTCCATTGCAACTCCATTCTCCGTCATCTTCCACACACGAGTGTGTCTTCTGAACTCCCTTTCTGATTCGGATGCTGCAGCATTAAATCTTGCGTTGTATTTATACGCCAATATCTACAGATGGATAAGATTATTCTCGGAGTAGTAGCCGCTATCTGTTGGAAATGCACACATTGCGATCTCATGGTATCTTCTGAATCTGATCGACTAAACTTCCTTTCTTCGACCGTCCCTATCCGAATCTTTCCCATCAAAACAGCATGGACGGTCGAGATGCGGGGAACGGAGGGTTCCAGATCAGCTTTAGTCATCGAAAGTTGGGCCCCATTTATCCTTAATGTTATCCGTATCTAATTTCTAGTTTTGACTCTCGCCAGGTCAGACCGACGCTTTGACAGATGCACGGCGTGTACGGGTGCGTCCGTGAGTCGACCATGCGGGCGTGGTGTGGTTCGGCCTATGTGACGTGGTTGGCTCAAATTGGGATGTTGGGTTAGCGATTGGGTCGAGTGGATCAAATCGACTCAAATTGATTAGCACCCGATATGGATCGAGATGATGACCCGATCATCCGAATAGTGACTCGATCCAACGATACGACAGTCAAATCGATTAGCATCGGATATATGTGATCTAATTATTTATAGTGATTGGACCTAATGTTTTCCGTTATAGAATTAGAATAATTAATGTTGGGGATTCTTATGCATTGGTCGAGGTGTTAGCATGGCTTGGTACGATCCCGAGTGCGTACAGTCCCTCACACATAAGCTATGGTCGACGAACATTGGTGTCGAGTTGGGTTTGGTCAAGCCTTTGTCTCTCGAGTATGGTCTCTCTCTTGGCGGGTTGCTACTTCTTTTCCTCGAGGGTTCATGTACAAAAGCCAAAGTCGAGAGGGGATTTCTTGGTTTGGCCCCTTCGAATGTCAAGTATTAAGTTCAGTTGAAGTGTTTGAGGTCTCTCCGGTGCCAATCAGGGGGATCGGTTTTTATACTTATGAACGAAGGTCAATCATAAATGATTCTCGGGTGGTTGGCTTGTACTTCTCGTGCAAACACTAATCGAGCTGCACGTATTCATGTGCTATGCATACGGTCAAGCTTTCTAGAGCGGTTATGTGCTATGCAGCTTCGTCTTAGATGGCCTCGGAAAACGTAAGAGCAAACGATCATCCCATTTGAGCCTGAGGTGACACGTCGACGCAATGTGCCACGTCAATCTCGAGCCCCCTTGTTGGCACTAACATGATTGCTGATTATTACCATGTGGGTGGTACCGAAATATATTATATCAATTAATATTCTATTGATTCATTTATCAAAATTTCAGAATATGTTAACTCGCTTGGTTAATAAATACTTTTTTTTCAATAACGATAATATTCTAAAATCAAAATTCATCCTCACCTTGGAAGTATAACTATGATAATACGAACACGAATGCTATTATTGGTCTTTGgaggaaaaataaatatttttttgaatttataTAATTTATGTGCCCCTAAGAACTCGtagtttgtgacattttctattcgATTTTATAAGTTCTCCATATTTGGGTTGAGTAGCTTTAAGAATATTTTAAAACTTTTGCATCAAGCATAAGAATAATAATATTAGCTCAGACTAAGAATTGTCAGTATTCTTTAATAAGATAAAAATAAgagattttgaaagaaaaaaattattatattaaataacgtATAAGACTGACAGTCACACCTATCACTAATAAATGGGTTGTCTCAAAAGACAGTTAAAATGTTAACTCCCCTACGGACAATTAAAGCgatgaaaaaaatgaagaaaggaaggaaattgTGATGAGAATAATTAGTGAAGGATGATTGTGTTTGGGACTTTTCAGAAAAGTGTCTCTagcttttaatttaatttaatatctTATATTTCTTGTAACACATGTGTATTCCATTTGTTCTGTCTTTGCCCTACTAAGTCTTCACTTTCACCCTACAATACTTTACTTTCATCCTTAAGGTCTCATCGTACAATTATCGCATGATGACTCGCATTTGCACCATGAGATCTTATTGTCCCCTCACTCATCTCTTTTGTATGCCTTTTTCTCATGCAAATAAATAAAGTTGAAGACGATGATGAAATCGAGGGTTAGACAAAGATTATTAGAGAAGATGTTATGAGAGGAGATTCTACGATCAATATTTACAAAAAAGATAACAGACAAAAATATATGACGAAGACCATTAGACGATAACGAGGGACATCATAAGTATTATAAAAAATGTGAGGCACTCTTAAAAGAAAAAAGGAGGAGTTGTTTTCTTCGGAAATTCGTCTTAAAAAAAGGGTATAGAATAATATAATTCCAATTATACACCTATATTTAATCAAATAGaatattaataattatatttcttAAGATAAGATAAAACATAGAGCGAGAAAATAGGTCGCGTCAAGTGTTGTTCTTTAGGAAGTGCGTCGTACACGGCCCAGCCAACGGGTCTTATCGGGTCAAAAAGCTCATTGCGTGAAGCTGCCTCCATGATTTGGTGGGAACAAAAACGAATCTGCCTCCCAACGCCACTCTATTATTTCTTTccaatgatgatgttgaagcgtGAGGTAGCAAAGGTTTCATGTGGGGCTCCATCACCAACCCTCTAATTCGAATGTGTATGTATTCCTACTCGGAGCCACGATTGTTCTTCTCCAATCGTCCATCCATGTCCTGTATTGTCTTTTGAATCCGAATAATACAAAGGGCATCACAATAGAACACGAATCGTTCCTCGGAAACGGGAAGCCCGATCTTTGCCGCGATCCTCCTCAAAAGAAGCGGCGAAGACCGAGCGGGAGACGTGACATCCTCATAATTCTCCGCATACTGCTTGTTATGCGGGAGACGGCTCCTTCATCCGACGGTGAGAATGGCTTTGTACGCCCGACACCAAGGGTGGAGATTAGCCCGCATGGTTTTCTGCGTACGCGCATAGTCTCGTCGACGCAGGCTACGTCTCGATCGTAGCCGTCCACCCATGACAGGATCCAACGTCGCCCCGAAGCAAACTGGTCCCGTCCCTACGATCGAGATCGAACGGAGGCTGATCTCGGATAAAAAAAGGTCAAGCGAACACGTGGCACGACGTCGTGCCCGGGCGCTGCTGTTACCGGGTCGCATGTGCTGTTAGCCGGTTTAGTTCGGAGGAGGCTCCGGACACGCGGGTGTGCGTGCTCATCGTCCCGTTGCCGACGCGTGTCATCTTAAGTAAGCTGGTCGAGATCTATCGGCACACATGGCTTTTCCTGTTTGCGGGAGGGAGCTGATCGTAACCACATTACTCGTTTGGCTTCAACCGCACTTTTCGCGCCCTAGATTCCGTGTACAAGTTGCGAAACGTACGGCCCCGACCCCAAGTGTCGTAAAGCACGTTTGGCTAATCCCAAGGAAGCACTGTGTCGGGCTTATGGAGGTTTAATTATCGGTAAAGGAAGCACTTAACTGTGTAACTTTGACAAAGAAGCACTTCACCGAGGATGAAGAGGAATGAATCGGTCAAACAGAATGATTTGGGTCAGCGTTGATTTCTCTCGCCGATTCTGGGCCTAAAGATGTGCTGTCGAAGGCCAACGACTTCCTTAGATCATGTGATTAATCATGATATCGTCTTCCCGAAAGAATAAGACAGCGCTCGGTGTTGCTTGCTTGCTTTTGAAGTCCACACCGTCGAGCCTACGTAAGTTTTCCCATCGCCACCTCTTACGTCCGAATGCGCTCCTCCACGATGGCCAAACGCCTCCGTCTCCGCCTGTCCCGTGTGCTACCCTCCGGCTTCCGCTTCAAGGGCAACGGCGCCGCTTCCTCGCTCGTGAGCTCCGACGTCGACTTCCCTGCGCCCCCGCCTCCCCTCCCCCGGCGTCTCCACCCTCCACTCGTCTCTGCCTCCTGCTGCCTCCCCTCCCGCCGCCGCTCGCTGCCCGAAGCCGTCCCCCCGCTGACGATGGATTCGCCTGCTTACCTGTGGCGGAAGGAGGAGAAGTGGTGGCACGTCGTGGCCTGCGCCGCCGACGACGAAGGCCACTCTCCCTCCACTCCTCGCCAGAAGATTGACTCCGATGATGGGATCTTCCCCCCGCTGCCCACGCGGCGGCGGGGAGCGGAGCTCCGCTGGGGGCGCCAGCGGAAAGTGGCGTCGAGGAGGAGGACCTTGCTGCGGCGACTTCCGCGGGGCGGAAGCAACTCCTCGGCCGACACCGACAGCGGATGGTTCAGCAGCGAGGAGGAAACAGGGACGCTGATGTCGACGACGGACGTGGAGTCCTCGGACAACGTGATCCGGCGGCGACGGAGGAGAAAGAGCTTCGGGTGCGGCGGGGGGAGGAGGAGCTGGCCGTCGCCGGAGGGCTGGCCAGCGGTGGGGAGGCTGATCCCCTGCACCGCGCCGGCGGTGAGGGAGAGCTTCGCGGTAGTAAAGCTGTCGGAGAATCCGAAGGAGGACTTTCGGCGCTCGATGGCGGAGATGGTAGTGGAGAAGGAGATCTTCGACGCGCGAGGGCTGGAGCAGCTGCTTCGCTGCTTTCTGTCCCTGAACTCCCGTCACCACCATGCCGCCATCGTCGCCGCTTTTAATGACATCTGGGACGCCCTCTTCCCGCCGCCGGCTGATGCCGCCGGCGCCGCCCGCCGCTGCTCTTCCCCGCAGTCAACGTTATGGTAAAGGAGGAAGTCTGAGGTATCAGAATAATATGCGTGTGTTGTTGGTGTGGTTGTGGGCTTGTCACAGTGCTGCCACTGTGGGGATGCATGCGGAGGAAGACAACGGTATTGGATTCCGTAAATGAGTTGCGAATGAGTGCATTTCTTGTTGCAGAGAGAAGAGCATCGAATGGATACGACTAGGAAACTACAAGAATGAAAATTAAACTGCTGTAAATTGTAGATAAACCTCGAACTTTGAGGTCATCCCTGCAACCCGCAAGAACATCCCAACTACAAACACTAAAAGCTAGAAATCATCTAGTTACTCGAAAAATCCAGCACTGCAACCAATGAGATGTTTGAGTAGTCTCAGAAAAAGAGCCAAAAGTTGGAAATCGTGGCTCTATCTAATACTAAAGCAGACACGCAAAGCCCAAACAGAGATCAATCCGAAATCGATACCCGATCCAAGATCGGGTAACCTTGATAGAAGTGATGCGTCATCAAAGCGGATGTAGAAATCTAACGAAGTTAAGAAAGAGATGATCATCTTAAACCACGAGTAAGATGCAATATGCATTCGATTCCATCTAAAATATTTACAGGAAGGAAGTAATCAGCAGTAAAGGTGAGAGACCCCTGAAAGTTCATATCCTGCAACGCGAGGAAGAAAGACATTTCTTTCGTTCCTTCTCTTTCAAAGCATCGTCCAAAGCTTAGTTCCAACATCTTTGTTGGATGAACTTTCACTCGGAGCACATGGAGACTCGCTGCACGCTTTAGTGGGGCACCAAAATTTTGGACGGAACTGCTGTTGGCATCATGGCCGCACCACAGAAGCAAGGATAAGAATGCAAGAGCTGATGACAGCCTTAGCTTTGTTTGATAGGTTGGCGGTGCCAGTAGATCTCCTCAAGTTGCTGAAGCAGTGGGCAGGGTTTTGGACTTTGTTTCTTGAAACTAAAAAGGCTTCTCCATCGCCATCGATAGTAAAACAAAGCAGCTTTTCTGATTGAAGAAATCAGTCCCATCAATCAGTGACGTATTTGACTTTGCAAGAGAAAGATATCGATGATGATGGAGCTGCTGGTAATACCAGAGACCTTTTGGTGTGAAGAGAGTAACATGAAGTGTAATCTTCCTTTGCTGTGTGTAAGGAGATATATAATGCCTCAGATTCCTAACACAATCTAATGATTTGaaccttcaggtttgttttcactGGCATTTTCTTGGCCGAAACATGTAACCATTGGAGTCTCTTCGATGCCAGCTTACAGGACTGAAGGCTACAAGTCAACTAGTAATGAAAAGCTGGAAAAGAAGAACAGTGAGAATGCTACATATCCCCTCTGTTTGGCTGTATCAATCAATCTATACAGAGAAAGAAACAAACCAAGGACGTGATAAATATTATCATACATGGAGTACAAGGCTACGTGATCTTTGAGTTACAACTAAGATCTACAGCTCCAGTGGTTGGAAATATCCTGTGCTATCTTCTGGGCATCCATGGCAGCTCCCAGCAATCCTCTCCTGGTGAAACCAGTGGCATACAGGCCATTGTTTCCTCTCCAGCTATTAGGGAACGAAGTCCCCGGGAAGCCATTCTTCTGACTGAAGAACTCCTCGTCCTTCTCCTCCTTGCAACATGACAATTCCACTGTAAGATACATGGATCACTGGTTTATACAACAGTGTGTGTGTGTCTATGTGAAGACAATATCGTGTGGGTCATCTAAGCGTACGATGGCCGCCACATCCAAGAGGGTCCCTCAGTGCAGAAGCGTACCACATGATTGCACTCTCTCCCGTCCACACACAGAATGGGCGTCGGGGAGGTCAGACTCAGATGTGTCCTCTCGGTGCTCCCTTCACTGGTACTGCATGTGCTTGCAAACAGAGCGGGTGGAGCGGATGCATCAGTGCGCTCTTTTTGAAGTGGTAGTGAATTGGATGTCTCTGCCATGGACCAAAGTCACCATCGGAGTTCAATTGCATGTTCTTCTCAAACGAATCGCCCTCATCGCCCATGCTTCCAAATTGCTAGCGATAAGTGGAGAGATCCTTTGGGTGCACTTGTGAGGTGTGATGTCCCTGGAGCCATGAACTATGTTCGTTcttgtatctatctatctatctatctatctatctatcccaAAGTTGAACTCTCTTCACACAGGAAATCATCAATCAGCTGcaagaggttctgcaagaactaaTCCTATGGAGCTCTCAGGACCTAATCCGAATTTTTTCTCAGGACCAGAATAGATTTAGCTTGTCGAACAATTATAATCTTACAGTGATCTGCCTACAAAGTGTGCGATATTCTCATGTACCTTGAGCCAGGAAGTGACGCTGCTTCTGTAGCCTGTTGCTAAGATGATGGAATCGAAGTCCTCATGCGTACCATCCACGAAGTCGACCCCTGTATCTGTGAACTGCTTCACGTCAGGGACAACCTGCAGAAAACCACTGAGAATTAGGCTCATCTCAAGATCATCATACACATTTAACCCTTGTTATCATCGCAGAAAGAGAACCTTAATTTGGCCGCTTTTAATCTTGGCCAGAGTGCCGATGTCCAATACTGGGGTCTTGCCGGTGGTGCTCTTGAGCTCCAGTGGCCCAACCTTAGGACGCTTTATCCCATACTTTCCTGTATCTCCCAGTATCAGCCTCGCGCAAAACAGGAGGAAAGCATCTGCCATTTCAACGGGAATCCACTTTAGCAGGAACATGGAGAGTCCAAACGTTGAGATCCCAAGTAATTCCCTCGGCAAGATGTGCAACTGCAAGATCATGAAAACGACAGAACACAATTGAGTCCAAGAGGAAGTAGGCAAAgctgcaagagagagagagagagagagagcgagagagagagagagagagagagagagaagggacgaTTAGTAGCTCACCTTATCTCTAACCACCATGGAAACCTTAACATCATTGTAACAGAGGTCCAAAGCAACCTCCATGCCTGAATTGCCACAGCCCACCACCAAAACCTTCTCTCCCAGGTGGTCATCTCCCTTCACGTAGCAGCTGGTGTGCAGCACCCGTCCACGAAACTTTGAGATCCCGCGGATATCTGGCCACACAGCCTCTGCATTCTCCCCCGTCGCAACGACGAGCCACCGGCATATGAACTCCAAGTCGTTCGTCTGCACTCGCCA
Coding sequences within:
- the LOC135648732 gene encoding probable polyol transporter 6 is translated as MGYDTGVMSGAMIFIQEDLKATDTQIQVLAGVLNACALVGSLTAGRISDFIGRRYTIVVGAAVFFLGSLLMGLGLNFAMLIAGRCIAGVGVGYALMIAPVYSAEISTTSSRGCLSSLPEICISIGILFGYLANYLFRKLPLIYGWRVMLGVAMVPSVALALSVILMPESPRWLVMQGRIKDARGVLLRVSNSKEEAERRLGDIKAAVGIDKGCTDDVVHVTSKHHGEGVWKDLLLCPTPPVRRILTATVGIHIFQHATGIEAVLLYSPRIFKKAGLMTKNQQFLATIGIGVFKTVFILVAILLVDKAGRRKVLLSSLTGMILSLVGLGVVLTVVEHSPHRLIWAQILAVVFVLSFVSSFSSGIGPVTWVYCSEIFPLRLRAQGASLGVAINRLMNSAMSMSFISLYKAITIGGAFFLFAGIGVVAWVFYFCCLPETKGRALEEEMEEVFTKRGDKKPPKQHAVEMEKVEI
- the LOC103981399 gene encoding transcription repressor OFP7-like: MRSSTMAKRLRLRLSRVLPSGFRFKGNGAASSLVSSDVDFPAPPPPLPRRLHPPLVSASCCLPSRRRSLPEAVPPLTMDSPAYLWRKEEKWWHVVACAADDEGHSPSTPRQKIDSDDGIFPPLPTRRRGAELRWGRQRKVASRRRTLLRRLPRGGSNSSADTDSGWFSSEEETGTLMSTTDVESSDNVIRRRRRRKSFGCGGGRRSWPSPEGWPAVGRLIPCTAPAVRESFAVVKLSENPKEDFRRSMAEMVVEKEIFDARGLEQLLRCFLSLNSRHHHAAIVAAFNDIWDALFPPPADAAGAARRCSSPQSTLW
- the LOC135672427 gene encoding indole-3-pyruvate monooxygenase YUCCA2-like isoform X2: MTIMQRRIENKRSTAREFSTGNQHDSPILQLKLYGPPMASNLKQVWVPGPLIVGAGPSGLATAACLKDRGVPSLILEKETCIAPSWKLRTYERLRLHLPRQYCELPFMAFPPDLPTYPTKQQFVSYLDAYVEHFDIKPLFGVEVGHAEYDPSTGFWRVQTNDLEFICRWLVVATGENAEAVWPDIRGISKFRGRVLHTSCYVKGDDHLGEKVLVVGCGNSGMEVALDLCYNDVKVSMVVRDKLHILPRELLGISTFGLSMFLLKWIPVEMADAFLLFCARLILGDTGKYGIKRPKVGPLELKSTTGKTPVLDIGTLAKIKSGQIKVVPDVKQFTDTGVDFVDGTHEDFDSIILATGYRSSVTSWLKDEEFFSQKNGFPGTSFPNSWRGNNGLYATGFTRRGLLGAAMDAQKIAQDISNHWSCRS
- the LOC135672427 gene encoding indole-3-pyruvate monooxygenase YUCCA2-like isoform X1, coding for MTIMQRRIENKRSTAREFSTGNQHDSPILQLKLYGPPMASNLKQVWVPGPLIVGAGPSGLATAACLKDRGVPSLILEKETCIAPSWKLRTYERLRLHLPRQYCELPFMAFPPDLPTYPTKQQFVSYLDAYVEHFDIKPLFGVEVGHAEYDPSTGFWRVQTNDLEFICRWLVVATGENAEAVWPDIRGISKFRGRVLHTSCYVKGDDHLGEKVLVVGCGNSGMEVALDLCYNDVKVSMVVRDKLHILPRELLGISTFGLSMFLLKWIPVEMADAFLLFCARLILGDTGKYGIKRPKVGPLELKSTTGKTPVLDIGTLAKIKSGQIKVVPDVKQFTDTGVDFVDGTHEDFDSIILATGYRSSVTSWLKEEKDEEFFSQKNGFPGTSFPNSWRGNNGLYATGFTRRGLLGAAMDAQKIAQDISNHWSCRS